One genomic region from Dehalobacter restrictus DSM 9455 encodes:
- a CDS encoding S41 family peptidase, which produces MFNRVNWKKAFIQAAAVGLIFCLGLALVVGGFVLVNYDHLGRFMRVVYLIDTQYLNGTSRAGLVDGAIDGMVGSLDPYSSFQDAEENKVLMNSIQGTFGGIGVHLSTADPEKLVVMRPIKGSPAERAGLEAGDIITKIDETDVSTISQDEAVAILRGEPGSKVTVKIYRPKTKTEFTVSLIRDYINVPTVEGISLPGRSDIGLIDISSFNINTGDELEKVLREMDLTKYKGLIIDLRYNYGGEVNAAIKVASFLVPEGSIVHIVNRNGVVDTKESTAEYIDMPIVILTNEYTASAAEIVSGAVKDYGSGALVGTKTYGKGVVQTVFTLDGNTSVKLTTDKYLTPKKNDINKLGIKPDVEVELKEGEKPTILPTEPVFDSQLSKAVEVLLQKIQ; this is translated from the coding sequence TTGTTCAACCGTGTGAATTGGAAAAAAGCTTTTATACAGGCCGCCGCAGTCGGCCTGATATTTTGTCTGGGGCTGGCACTTGTTGTTGGCGGGTTTGTACTGGTCAATTATGATCACCTTGGAAGATTTATGCGGGTGGTCTATCTTATTGACACCCAGTATTTAAATGGAACATCCCGTGCTGGACTCGTTGATGGGGCAATCGACGGGATGGTGGGTTCGCTGGACCCGTATTCATCCTTCCAGGATGCTGAGGAAAACAAAGTGCTGATGAATTCGATTCAGGGCACCTTTGGAGGGATCGGTGTACATTTAAGTACGGCAGATCCGGAAAAATTGGTTGTTATGCGTCCAATCAAAGGTTCTCCGGCTGAAAGGGCAGGACTCGAAGCGGGGGATATTATCACAAAAATTGACGAGACCGATGTCTCCACGATCAGCCAGGATGAAGCAGTCGCGATCTTAAGAGGAGAGCCCGGGAGCAAGGTGACGGTTAAAATTTACCGGCCGAAGACGAAGACAGAATTTACCGTAAGTCTTATTCGTGACTATATCAATGTTCCGACGGTTGAAGGGATCTCCCTGCCGGGAAGGTCAGATATTGGGCTGATTGATATTTCCAGTTTTAACATTAATACCGGGGATGAACTTGAGAAGGTTTTACGGGAGATGGATCTGACCAAATATAAGGGTCTGATTATTGATCTTCGTTATAATTACGGAGGAGAAGTCAATGCCGCGATTAAAGTAGCAAGTTTTTTGGTGCCGGAAGGGTCGATCGTTCACATTGTGAATAGGAACGGCGTCGTAGATACAAAAGAATCGACTGCTGAATATATCGACATGCCCATTGTCATTTTAACCAACGAATATACGGCCTCAGCAGCAGAAATCGTATCGGGGGCAGTCAAGGATTACGGAAGCGGGGCCCTGGTCGGGACGAAGACGTATGGCAAGGGTGTCGTGCAGACCGTGTTTACCCTTGATGGCAACACCAGCGTAAAGCTGACGACGGACAAATATCTTACACCGAAGAAAAATGATATTAATAAATTGGGAATCAAGCCCGATGTTGAAGTCGAACTTAAAGAAGGAGAAAAGCCTACCATCCTTCCGACCGAGCCTGTCTTCGACAGTCAGCTGAGCAAGGCGGTTGAAGTCCTGCTGCAGAAAATCCAGTAG
- a CDS encoding murein hydrolase activator EnvC family protein, translating to MIKMTRPVVLLIVLTLMVTFNFPVTADELSEALKQQEKILNQQKNAEGNLNSLTTKAQQMEKQIRQLTTQISDAEVDLDQKENAHAKAQEEVTAIQTEVTAKQQELKGRQDTLRSRVRAIYEEGQVNYLEVLFQSTDLSDFISRVEYLSCLVENDQTILSDIRVQKQDLDKKKELLVAKMDEAESLKQQAEAAKNYLDSSKSKKEVALAENKEDQEALLEQIDKLERDSKALESKIRELQKNNTGGVTGTVSVWPAPGYKYITSTFGYRVHPITKQYKLHTGVDIGAPYGAKIVAAGSGTVVFSGWYGAYGNAIIIDHGNKISTLYGHMSSRAVAVNTTVAAGQTIGYVGSTGWSTGAHLHFEVRKDGTPTNPMAYF from the coding sequence ATGATTAAAATGACAAGACCGGTTGTTTTGCTGATTGTTTTAACTCTAATGGTTACCTTCAATTTTCCTGTGACCGCGGATGAACTGTCTGAGGCGCTTAAGCAGCAGGAAAAGATCCTGAATCAGCAGAAAAACGCGGAAGGAAACCTGAATAGCCTGACGACAAAAGCGCAACAGATGGAGAAACAGATCCGGCAACTGACGACGCAAATTTCTGACGCTGAGGTGGATCTGGATCAGAAAGAAAACGCCCATGCGAAGGCCCAGGAAGAAGTAACGGCGATTCAAACGGAAGTGACAGCCAAACAGCAGGAACTGAAAGGGAGACAGGATACTCTGCGCAGTCGGGTACGCGCGATCTATGAAGAAGGTCAGGTAAACTATCTGGAAGTTCTATTCCAATCCACTGATTTATCCGACTTCATTTCCAGAGTAGAATATCTAAGCTGCCTAGTTGAAAATGATCAAACCATTTTAAGTGATATCCGTGTTCAAAAACAGGATTTAGATAAAAAAAAGGAACTCCTAGTCGCTAAAATGGATGAGGCGGAGAGCTTAAAACAACAGGCGGAAGCAGCTAAGAATTATTTGGACAGCAGCAAGTCAAAAAAAGAAGTAGCACTCGCTGAGAATAAAGAGGATCAGGAAGCGCTGCTCGAACAAATTGACAAGCTGGAGAGAGACTCTAAAGCACTTGAGTCAAAAATCCGTGAATTGCAGAAGAACAACACCGGAGGAGTTACTGGGACAGTTAGTGTCTGGCCTGCTCCAGGATACAAGTATATTACCAGTACTTTCGGATACAGGGTTCATCCGATAACAAAACAGTATAAACTGCACACCGGAGTCGATATCGGTGCACCATATGGGGCGAAGATTGTAGCAGCAGGATCCGGTACGGTGGTCTTTTCCGGTTGGTACGGCGCCTATGGAAATGCCATTATTATCGACCATGGCAATAAAATTTCAACGCTTTACGGCCATATGTCTTCAAGGGCGGTTGCAGTCAATACAACAGTGGCAGCCGGCCAAACGATCGGTTATGTCGGATCAACGGGATGGAGCACCGGGGCCCACCTGCACTTTGAAGTGCGTAAAGACGGCACCCCGACGAACCCGATGGCCTATTTTTAA
- the ftsX gene encoding permease-like cell division protein FtsX: MSLNSAKYVLTQSLVSLKRNFWLSAASILTVMISLTIVGYSVFFLVNTSNIAETFGSQVEIAVFLNDHLETSQITDLKSQIQKLEGVATVAVTTKDQAIIEFQESMGSDSLLEDLGGVNPFPDKITITTTDARLVEEITSQVSGLTGVEKVRYGQGFVEKLIVFTQWLRWVGIGVVAAFACASFLLIVLNIKTNVNSREKEIQIMRLVGASKSFVRWPFIIEGIVIGMVGAILAVALVGATYTWLLQYIISTLSFLPVVSSQQFIINVLLLMVLGGVAMGFLASAFSVRKFLNL; encoded by the coding sequence TTGTCACTTAACTCAGCAAAATATGTTCTAACCCAGTCTCTGGTATCATTGAAAAGAAACTTCTGGCTCAGTGCCGCATCCATTTTAACGGTGATGATTTCTTTAACAATCGTTGGTTATTCGGTTTTCTTTTTAGTCAACACATCGAACATTGCCGAGACCTTTGGATCTCAGGTAGAAATTGCCGTGTTTTTAAATGATCATCTGGAGACATCACAAATTACCGATTTGAAAAGTCAGATTCAAAAACTTGAAGGTGTCGCAACCGTTGCCGTTACCACTAAAGATCAGGCTATTATAGAGTTTCAGGAATCCATGGGTTCCGACTCTCTTCTGGAGGATTTGGGCGGAGTGAACCCATTTCCGGATAAGATTACAATTACAACGACCGATGCCCGTCTCGTCGAAGAGATTACTTCCCAGGTAAGCGGGCTGACCGGAGTCGAGAAAGTCCGTTATGGGCAGGGCTTTGTTGAGAAACTGATTGTCTTTACTCAGTGGCTTCGCTGGGTCGGGATTGGCGTTGTTGCCGCATTTGCTTGTGCCTCTTTCCTCTTAATTGTTTTAAATATTAAAACCAATGTAAATTCCAGAGAGAAAGAGATTCAAATCATGCGCCTGGTTGGCGCCAGCAAATCCTTTGTCCGTTGGCCATTTATCATCGAAGGGATCGTCATCGGTATGGTCGGGGCAATCCTGGCTGTTGCGCTGGTTGGGGCTACCTATACCTGGCTCCTGCAGTATATTATCTCGACCTTGAGTTTCCTGCCTGTTGTCAGCAGTCAACAGTTCATTATCAATGTGCTTCTGCTGATGGTTCTGGGCGGGGTTGCCATGGGATTTCTGGCAAGTGCGTTCTCTGTACGAAAATTTTTGAACCTTTAA
- the ftsE gene encoding cell division ATP-binding protein FtsE: protein MIKLKNVSKIYPNGARALFGVNLDVAKGDFVFLVGASGAGKSTLIKLLYREEIATRGQVLIDNVNLVRMSSSHVPLVRRKIGVIFQDFKLLPAKTVFENVAFAQQVIGKSMKETRENTNTILDLVGLAKKKNAFPSELSGGEQQRACIARALVNKPALLVADEPTGNLDVDTSWSIMELLNHVNKLGTTVVMATHARYIIEQMNKRVIRIEEGKIVDDSIEGAYRIVT from the coding sequence ATGATTAAACTAAAGAATGTTTCCAAAATATATCCGAACGGTGCCCGCGCTCTGTTCGGCGTCAACCTTGATGTCGCTAAGGGAGATTTTGTATTTCTGGTTGGGGCCAGCGGGGCCGGCAAATCGACACTGATCAAACTGCTCTACCGGGAAGAAATTGCTACGAGGGGACAGGTACTCATCGATAATGTCAATCTTGTCAGAATGTCTTCCAGCCATGTGCCATTGGTCAGAAGAAAAATTGGTGTTATTTTTCAGGATTTCAAGCTGCTTCCGGCAAAGACCGTATTTGAAAACGTCGCTTTTGCCCAGCAGGTTATTGGTAAAAGTATGAAAGAAACCAGAGAGAATACGAATACGATTTTGGATTTGGTTGGACTTGCTAAGAAAAAGAATGCCTTTCCTTCCGAGCTTTCAGGAGGCGAACAACAGCGCGCCTGCATTGCCAGGGCGCTGGTCAACAAACCCGCTTTGCTGGTTGCGGACGAACCTACAGGGAATCTTGATGTTGATACTTCCTGGAGTATCATGGAACTGCTTAACCACGTCAACAAGCTGGGTACCACGGTCGTGATGGCAACACATGCCAGGTACATTATTGAACAAATGAATAAGAGGGTAATAAGGATTGAAGAAGGCAAGATTGTTGATGACAGCATAGAGGGGGCATACAGAATTGTCACTTAA
- a CDS encoding transketolase family protein translates to MAEMFDLIKAEKIATRDAYGKTLVQLGGENKDIVVLDADLSKSTKTADFAKVFPKRFINIGIAEQNLMGVSAGLAAAGKIPFASTFAIFATGRAFEQIRNSIAYPKLNVKIAATHAGISVGEDGASHQAVEDVALMRSVPNMTVLVPADAEETSQVIKAAAAYQGPVYIRLGRLALPVLFDSSSYQFEIGKANVLKDGKDAVIIANGLMVAEALKAVNELSGQGCDVAVVNCASVKPLDKQTIIQIAQQTGAVVTAEEHSIIGGLGSAVAEVLSENCPVPLCRVGINDVFGESGRPDELLVKYHLTAKDIVEAVRRVIAKK, encoded by the coding sequence ATGGCTGAGATGTTTGATCTGATTAAAGCGGAAAAAATAGCGACGAGAGATGCCTATGGCAAAACACTCGTGCAGCTTGGCGGAGAAAACAAGGATATTGTGGTTCTGGATGCCGACTTGTCCAAGTCAACTAAAACAGCCGATTTTGCCAAGGTATTTCCGAAACGTTTCATCAATATAGGCATTGCCGAACAAAATTTAATGGGAGTCTCGGCCGGGCTGGCAGCAGCGGGCAAAATTCCCTTTGCGAGCACTTTTGCAATCTTTGCAACAGGAAGAGCTTTTGAACAGATCCGGAATTCCATTGCATATCCGAAGCTCAATGTGAAGATTGCGGCTACCCATGCGGGGATCAGTGTAGGTGAAGACGGTGCCTCCCACCAGGCTGTGGAGGATGTGGCGCTGATGCGTTCCGTGCCAAATATGACGGTATTGGTTCCTGCTGATGCGGAGGAAACAAGTCAGGTCATCAAAGCTGCTGCAGCATACCAGGGACCTGTCTATATCCGGCTCGGAAGACTGGCACTGCCCGTGCTCTTTGATTCATCTTCCTATCAGTTTGAGATTGGCAAGGCCAATGTCCTGAAAGACGGCAAAGATGCTGTCATTATCGCAAACGGGCTCATGGTAGCGGAAGCGCTGAAGGCTGTGAATGAACTCAGCGGGCAGGGCTGCGATGTCGCGGTTGTCAATTGTGCCTCTGTTAAACCACTGGACAAACAGACCATTATTCAGATCGCGCAACAAACAGGAGCAGTTGTCACGGCGGAGGAACACAGCATTATTGGCGGACTCGGAAGTGCAGTGGCAGAAGTATTAAGCGAAAATTGTCCTGTCCCGCTCTGCCGGGTTGGGATCAATGATGTTTTCGGAGAGTCCGGACGCCCGGATGAACTGCTGGTGAAGTATCATCTTACAGCGAAAGACATTGTTGAAGCTGTAAGACGAGTGATTGCCAAAAAATAA
- a CDS encoding transketolase, whose amino-acid sequence MSDLKEIACRIRQDIIEMLEKAKSGHPGGSLSAADILAVLYFRIMNIDPANPGWPERDRFVLSKGHAAPVLYAALAEKGYFLREELQHLRQTGHFLQGHPDMKKVPGVDMSTGSLGQGISAAVGMALAGKIDQKTYKVYCLVGDGEMNEGLVWEAAMAAAHYKLDNLIGILDFNGLQIDGETEKVMNSSPLSDKWGAFGWNVLEVDGHDISALTDTLEAAKQVQGKPTMIIAKTIKGKGVSFMENQAGWHGNAPSPEQAEAALAELRGEN is encoded by the coding sequence ATGTCAGATTTAAAAGAAATCGCCTGCAGGATACGTCAGGACATCATCGAAATGCTGGAAAAAGCTAAATCAGGGCATCCAGGCGGCAGCCTTTCGGCCGCAGATATCCTTGCCGTCTTATACTTCCGGATCATGAATATTGATCCGGCCAATCCTGGATGGCCTGAGCGGGACCGCTTTGTGCTCAGTAAGGGGCATGCTGCCCCTGTACTTTATGCAGCTCTGGCTGAAAAGGGATATTTCCTGCGCGAGGAGCTGCAGCACTTACGGCAGACCGGACACTTTCTTCAGGGGCATCCGGATATGAAAAAGGTTCCGGGAGTTGATATGTCCACCGGTTCTTTGGGACAGGGCATTTCAGCTGCAGTTGGGATGGCGCTTGCCGGCAAGATTGATCAAAAAACATACAAAGTATATTGTCTCGTAGGTGATGGGGAAATGAATGAGGGCCTGGTTTGGGAAGCGGCAATGGCAGCAGCCCATTATAAGCTCGATAATCTGATTGGCATCCTGGACTTTAACGGTCTTCAAATTGACGGGGAGACGGAGAAAGTCATGAATTCTTCTCCGCTCTCCGACAAATGGGGAGCCTTTGGATGGAATGTCCTGGAGGTTGACGGCCACGACATTTCAGCATTGACGGATACCCTGGAAGCAGCGAAGCAGGTCCAGGGCAAACCGACGATGATTATCGCCAAAACCATTAAAGGGAAAGGGGTATCTTTTATGGAAAACCAGGCGGGGTGGCATGGAAATGCACCCAGCCCTGAACAAGCGGAAGCTGCCCTGGCTGAACTGAGAGGTGAAAACTAA
- the prfB gene encoding peptide chain release factor 2 (programmed frameshift): protein MLADWKKEIENLKMRLADLRVSLDVAGRQIKIAKLEDELNKPGFWDDPSSAQKVMQELTREKDKVTVHQQLQDQIEDIAALWELAVEEDDISLESEIENTIVKLKNQFADLELEILLSGPYDRNNAIITLHSGAGGTESQDWVQMLYRMYVRWGERRGFKVETLDLLPGEEAGIKSVTFSLVGENAYGYAKCEKGVHRLVRISPFDASGRRHTSFASVDVIPEVTDDAEITIDAEDLKVDTYRSGGAGGQHVNKTDSAVRITHLPTGIIVQCQSERSQIQNRAYCMRVLQAKLLELKRKQQEEEISEVRGEQNDIAWGSQIRSYVFHPYSMVKDHRTSYETGNVNAVMDGEIDPYISAYLQQIVGQNK from the exons ATGCTTGCCGATTGGAAAAAAGAAATTGAGAATCTAAAAATGCGTTTAGCAGATTTGAGGGTTTCCCTT GACGTTGCTGGCCGTCAGATAAAGATTGCCAAGCTTGAGGACGAACTCAACAAACCCGGTTTCTGGGATGATCCTTCTTCAGCGCAAAAAGTCATGCAGGAATTGACCCGTGAGAAGGATAAGGTGACGGTCCATCAACAGCTCCAGGATCAGATCGAGGACATCGCTGCACTTTGGGAGTTGGCTGTGGAGGAAGACGATATTTCTTTGGAATCGGAAATTGAAAACACCATTGTTAAATTGAAAAACCAGTTTGCTGATTTGGAACTAGAGATTTTGCTCAGCGGACCTTATGACCGTAATAATGCGATCATTACCCTGCACTCCGGCGCAGGCGGAACCGAATCCCAGGATTGGGTGCAAATGCTGTACAGGATGTATGTACGCTGGGGTGAACGCCGGGGATTTAAAGTCGAGACACTCGATCTTCTCCCGGGAGAAGAAGCAGGAATTAAAAGTGTAACATTTTCCTTGGTCGGGGAGAATGCCTACGGCTACGCCAAATGTGAGAAAGGGGTACACCGTCTGGTTCGTATCTCTCCTTTTGATGCCTCCGGACGGCGGCATACTTCCTTTGCCTCTGTCGATGTGATTCCTGAAGTCACTGATGATGCAGAGATAACCATTGATGCGGAAGATTTAAAGGTTGACACGTACCGTTCAGGAGGAGCCGGCGGACAGCATGTCAATAAGACGGATTCTGCTGTACGGATCACACACCTGCCTACCGGAATTATTGTTCAATGTCAGAGCGAGCGCTCACAGATTCAGAACAGGGCTTATTGCATGCGGGTTCTTCAGGCCAAGCTTTTAGAATTAAAGCGAAAACAACAGGAAGAGGAAATATCTGAGGTTCGTGGGGAGCAAAATGATATCGCCTGGGGGAGCCAGATCCGGTCCTATGTCTTTCATCCTTACAGCATGGTTAAAGACCATCGGACCAGCTATGAAACAGGGAATGTCAATGCGGTGATGGATGGGGAAATTGATCCGTATATTTCGGCTTATCTTCAGCAAATTGTCGGACAGAATAAATAA
- the secA gene encoding preprotein translocase subunit SecA, whose amino-acid sequence MGFLKDLIDDNARDIKKYQKKVEKINQLEPSIQVLSDDELRAKTVEFKERLEQGETLDDLLPEAFAVVREASKRVLGQRHYDVQLIGGMVLHDGRIAEMKTGEGKTLVATLPTYLNALTGLGVHVVTVNDYLATRDANWMGQVYDFLGLSVGLIVHGLTHEQRRTSYNADITYGTNNEFGFDYLRDNMSVNPAAVVQRELHYAIVDEVDSILIDEARTPLIISGEADKPTELYFRVAKVVPRLKPEEDYHVNEKDRVVTLTENGVSRVETMLGVDNLYDDLHNEVAHHVNQALKAHTLFKLDRDYVVKDGQVIIVDEFTGRLMFGRRYSEGLHQAIEAKENVKIERESQTLATITFQNFFRMFKKLGGMTGTAKTEEQEFINIYRLDVVEVPTNLPMVRQDLPDVIYRTEEGKFDAVVNDISEKNAKGQPVLVGTISIEKSEKLSDMLKKKGVPHQVLNAKFHELEAQIVAKAGEQGMVTIATNMAGRGTDIVLGEGVKELGGLHIIGTERHESRRIDNQLRGRSGRQGDPGSSQFYISLDDDLMRLFGGDNIAGLMDKLGMDDSVPVESKIVSRSIETAQKRVEGRNFDIRKHVLNYDDVMNKQREIIYSQRRSVLTGENLKEQVMDMIEKVIADTTARYSGNSPYPEEWDLVSFLDYVDNVILPDHDFTPEQISNLAKEEVEELLTDRVHELYEIRESQFGSDLMRQIERAVALQVVDTRWKEHLDAMDSLREGIGLRAYGQRDPLLEYKNEAFDMFQGMVESIQEDVSTYILRVTPRITTQVPEQAQKVSENRYEEEQEQAKKPRKIGEHIGRNDPCPCGSGKKYKKCCGINS is encoded by the coding sequence ATGGGTTTTTTAAAGGATTTGATTGATGACAACGCCAGAGATATAAAAAAGTACCAAAAGAAAGTTGAAAAAATTAATCAGTTGGAACCTTCCATACAGGTACTCTCTGATGACGAACTCAGAGCAAAGACAGTGGAATTCAAAGAAAGACTGGAACAGGGTGAGACGCTGGATGATCTTTTGCCGGAAGCCTTTGCTGTCGTCAGGGAGGCTTCGAAAAGAGTTCTCGGACAGCGGCACTATGATGTTCAGCTTATAGGCGGAATGGTCCTACACGATGGAAGGATCGCCGAAATGAAGACCGGGGAAGGCAAAACGCTGGTTGCAACCTTGCCTACGTATTTAAATGCCTTAACCGGCTTGGGCGTCCATGTTGTGACGGTTAACGATTATCTTGCCACCCGTGACGCCAACTGGATGGGCCAGGTGTATGATTTTCTCGGTTTGTCCGTCGGGTTGATTGTTCATGGTCTGACACACGAACAGCGGCGGACAAGCTATAACGCCGACATTACGTACGGCACGAACAATGAATTCGGATTTGACTATCTGAGAGACAATATGTCCGTCAATCCTGCCGCTGTCGTCCAGCGGGAGCTCCATTATGCGATCGTGGACGAAGTAGACTCGATTCTGATCGATGAAGCGAGGACGCCATTAATCATTTCCGGAGAAGCTGATAAGCCCACTGAACTGTACTTCCGGGTTGCGAAGGTTGTCCCCCGCCTTAAGCCGGAGGAAGACTATCATGTCAATGAAAAGGACAGAGTTGTAACGCTGACGGAGAATGGGGTATCTAGGGTTGAAACAATGCTCGGGGTGGATAACTTATACGATGATCTGCACAATGAAGTTGCGCATCACGTCAATCAGGCTTTGAAAGCGCATACCCTGTTCAAGCTTGACCGCGACTATGTGGTGAAAGACGGTCAGGTCATTATTGTCGATGAATTTACGGGCCGCTTAATGTTCGGGCGCAGGTACAGCGAGGGGCTCCACCAGGCGATTGAAGCCAAGGAAAATGTCAAGATTGAGCGGGAATCTCAGACGCTGGCAACAATTACGTTTCAAAACTTTTTCCGGATGTTTAAGAAACTTGGTGGCATGACCGGTACCGCGAAGACGGAAGAACAGGAATTTATTAATATTTACAGGTTGGACGTCGTAGAAGTCCCCACGAATCTTCCGATGGTCAGACAGGATCTGCCTGATGTTATCTATAGGACGGAAGAAGGCAAGTTTGACGCCGTAGTCAACGATATTTCGGAAAAGAATGCCAAAGGCCAGCCAGTACTTGTTGGAACGATTTCGATTGAAAAATCCGAGAAGCTCAGCGACATGCTGAAAAAGAAAGGTGTTCCACATCAGGTGCTGAACGCGAAGTTTCATGAACTTGAAGCCCAGATCGTCGCCAAGGCGGGGGAACAGGGTATGGTAACCATTGCAACCAATATGGCAGGCAGAGGAACAGATATTGTTCTTGGGGAAGGCGTAAAGGAACTTGGCGGACTGCATATCATTGGCACGGAAAGACATGAATCTCGCCGGATTGACAATCAGCTGAGAGGACGTTCCGGCCGTCAAGGCGACCCGGGGTCTTCCCAGTTCTATATTTCACTTGATGATGATTTGATGCGGCTTTTCGGCGGTGACAATATTGCCGGGCTAATGGACAAACTGGGTATGGACGACAGTGTTCCTGTCGAATCCAAAATTGTCAGCCGCAGTATTGAAACAGCCCAGAAGAGAGTCGAGGGCAGAAACTTTGACATCCGCAAACACGTGCTGAATTATGACGATGTTATGAACAAGCAGCGTGAGATTATTTACTCGCAGCGCAGATCCGTTCTGACAGGAGAAAACCTGAAAGAACAGGTAATGGATATGATCGAAAAAGTCATAGCCGACACCACAGCGCGTTACAGCGGAAATAGCCCGTATCCGGAAGAATGGGATCTGGTCAGTTTTCTGGACTATGTCGACAATGTCATTCTTCCTGATCATGACTTTACCCCCGAACAGATTAGCAATTTAGCCAAAGAAGAAGTTGAAGAACTATTGACCGACAGGGTGCATGAACTGTACGAGATCAGGGAATCCCAGTTCGGTTCGGACCTGATGCGCCAAATTGAAAGAGCAGTGGCTCTGCAGGTTGTAGATACCCGTTGGAAGGAACATCTTGACGCGATGGACAGCCTCCGGGAAGGGATTGGCTTAAGAGCTTACGGACAGCGCGATCCGCTCCTTGAATACAAGAATGAAGCCTTTGATATGTTCCAGGGTATGGTAGAATCCATCCAGGAGGACGTTTCGACTTATATCTTAAGAGTAACACCTCGGATTACGACGCAAGTTCCGGAACAGGCGCAAAAAGTCTCCGAGAACCGTTATGAGGAAGAACAGGAACAGGCCAAGAAGCCCCGCAAAATTGGGGAACATATTGGCCGCAATGATCCCTGCCCGTGCGGAAGTGGGAAGAAATATAAGAAATGTTGCGGAATCAACAGCTAA
- the hpf gene encoding ribosome hibernation-promoting factor, HPF/YfiA family translates to MNINVRGKQMKMTDALKDYVEKRVRKLEKYSDDFLDIQVMLSVEKERQRVEVTAPLNGFLLRGEEETDDMYSSIDLVVDKLERQMEKYRKRIGKKRIKSTKEEPSYILEDDEEIFDNNSIVKTKKFSAKLMSVDEAAMQMDLIGHNFFVFANADTGQINVVYRRKHGGYGLLEPEY, encoded by the coding sequence ATGAATATCAATGTTCGAGGCAAACAAATGAAAATGACGGACGCGTTAAAGGATTATGTAGAAAAAAGAGTCCGTAAGCTGGAGAAGTACTCCGATGATTTTCTCGATATTCAAGTCATGCTGTCCGTAGAAAAAGAACGTCAGAGAGTTGAAGTTACTGCCCCGCTAAACGGATTTCTTCTCAGAGGTGAGGAAGAAACAGATGATATGTATTCCTCCATCGACCTGGTAGTGGATAAGTTGGAACGCCAAATGGAAAAATACCGCAAGCGTATTGGGAAAAAAAGAATAAAATCCACGAAGGAGGAGCCGAGCTATATCCTCGAGGATGATGAAGAAATCTTTGACAATAACAGCATCGTTAAAACAAAAAAGTTTTCAGCTAAGCTTATGTCGGTTGACGAGGCAGCGATGCAGATGGACCTGATCGGGCATAATTTTTTTGTATTTGCCAATGCAGATACGGGGCAGATAAATGTTGTTTACCGGCGTAAACACGGTGGCTACGGCCTACTGGAGCCAGAATACTAA
- a CDS encoding ComF family protein — protein sequence MVDLFLRLKENAVLLWYEKTTYCLLCGNVSEEPVCLICQQAYFFPNLPRCGSCGKILAETKTRCRNCETGKGPEGLDKVTCLGYYKGAWKELVQQIKYKGQPYLITSLAEVIIPWVIRWLPPPDAVVPVPMHPDRLAQRGFNQAEVLASIISRQLAIPYQNLLDRIKDTIPQTTLGRRQRLRNLRDAFSVKPGYSDLREIVWLVDDVVTTGSTLEECAGVLKKNGVKKVYAFCLGAGKEE from the coding sequence ATGGTTGATTTATTCTTGAGACTTAAAGAAAACGCAGTGCTTTTGTGGTATGAGAAGACAACGTATTGTCTGCTTTGCGGCAATGTATCAGAAGAACCGGTCTGTCTGATTTGTCAGCAGGCGTATTTCTTTCCGAATCTGCCTCGCTGTGGTTCCTGCGGCAAAATTCTTGCAGAGACCAAAACACGTTGCCGAAATTGTGAAACAGGAAAGGGGCCGGAAGGATTGGATAAGGTAACCTGTCTGGGTTATTACAAAGGTGCCTGGAAAGAATTGGTTCAGCAAATTAAATATAAGGGACAGCCATATTTGATAACGTCTCTGGCAGAAGTGATCATTCCATGGGTTATCCGCTGGTTGCCTCCTCCTGACGCAGTAGTTCCGGTGCCGATGCATCCGGACAGGCTGGCCCAAAGAGGATTCAATCAAGCAGAGGTGCTGGCCTCAATCATCAGCAGGCAGCTGGCAATTCCTTATCAGAATTTGCTTGACCGAATAAAGGATACAATTCCTCAGACTACCCTGGGACGCAGGCAAAGGCTGCGGAATCTCCGGGATGCCTTCTCAGTCAAACCTGGTTACAGTGATCTCAGGGAAATTGTCTGGCTGGTTGATGATGTTGTGACGACAGGCTCGACGCTAGAAGAATGTGCCGGGGTACTGAAAAAGAATGGGGTAAAGAAAGTCTATGCTTTTTGTCTTGGCGCGGGAAAAGAAGAATGA